Part of the Henckelia pumila isolate YLH828 chromosome 2, ASM3356847v2, whole genome shotgun sequence genome is shown below.
TTGTGTTCTCACATGACTTCTCCGTTAGGATTGAaagagtttttaaattttaagtagTTTAATTTTTTGTATTTCTAAGACTCTAATTTTATACTTTTTTGGTTATTCCTCTTTTAGTCAGAAGTGTTGTAATAATCTTGCTGCCTGATATTTTTGTGgttgggattttatatatttttgctTCCAATAACATTAATTAGATTATGAAGTTATTTACGAAATGCTGCCATGGGATCAAGTGATGTTCTTTTGTGTTCTCACATGACTTCTCCGTTAGGATTGAaagagtttttaaattttaagtagTTTAATTTTTTGTATTTCTAAGACTCTAATTTTATACTTTTTTGGTTATTCCTCTTTTAGTCAGAAGTGTTGTAATAATCTTGCTGCCTGATATTTTTGTGgttgggattttatatatttttgctTCCAATAACATTAATTAGATTATGAAGTTATTTACGAAATGCTGCCATGGGATCAAGTGATGTTCTTTTGTGTTCTCACATGACTTCTATTTATGTTGGTTCTACGCAGAATGCAGGAATGTGTCTTTATGGAGGTGCTCAATATCATCGTGCAATGGCCGAGTTTCGTTTTGTTGTTGGGGGAATCAAATGTCCTCCTATTACACGTGAAGAAAGCATAGATGTTAATCATGCCCAACTAGTTACAAAGATAATCAACTCTAACTTCATtgagtgcctttgtgaagataTCCCCCAATTGTTCTCCTGTTTTCATATAACCTGTAGAAATCAAGTCTTGCTGGATTTTCTCACAAACAAAGTGACAATCAATCTCAATATGCGTAGTTCTCTCATGAAAAACTGGATTGGATGCGATGTGAAGTGCAGCTTGGTTATCACACCATAGCTTGGCTGGCATAGAAACCTCGAAACCTACTTCCTTGAGAAGCTGAATATCCACATGATTTCACAAACAGACTTGGCCATAGCCTTGTACTCAGATTTAGCACTGGATCGTGAGACCACATTTTGTTTCTTACTTTTCCACGAGACCAAGTTTCCatcaacaaaaacacaatatcCAGAAGTTGATCTTCGATCTTCTTTAGATCCTGCCCAATCATCATCTGGGAAACACTCAATTCTAGTGTGACCATAATTAGCATACAAAATTCCACGCCCAGGTGCTCCTTTTAAGTAGCATAAAATTTGTTCCACAGCCTTCCAGTGATCAATGGTTGGAGATGTCATATACTGACTTACCATACTGACTGAGTAGGCAATATTTGGTCTAGTCACCGTGAGATAATTTAGTTTTCCGACTAGTCTTATATATCGTTcaggattttaaaataaatcacCATCTTTAGTGAGCTGCATACCAGGAATCATTGGGGTGCTGCCTGGTCACTTCAACACCTAAGAAATAACATAACATTCCTAGGTCTTTGGTATGAAACTGAGTGTGAAGAAAGGATTTTAGAGATAAAATGCCTGC
Proteins encoded:
- the LOC140883360 gene encoding uncharacterized protein gives rise to the protein MNPDGSVARLKARLVAKGYAQTYGVDYFDTFSPVAKLTSVILFISMAATHHWPLHQLDIKNAFLHGDLREEVYMEQPPGLVAQGEYGTKMMIGQDLKKIEDQLLDIVFLLMETWSRGKLLKEVGFEVSMPAKLWCDNQAALHIASNPVFHERTTHIEIDCHFVCEKIQQDLISTGYMKTGEQLGDIFTKALNEVRVDYLCN